One Gemmatimonadota bacterium genomic window carries:
- a CDS encoding cytochrome P450, translating to MADTTKGVKPQPLTLTQELILMLLNEETGYFHQVPGWDLHCAVVGAVLAELSLRSRIDTDVESLFLLDQTPTGNSTIDFILEEIASEPNQQNTQYWIERLAPRAETIIDSVLDRLVEMKILEHHDGEFWTLARTDWKMELYSDTETGTASQFVRTRISRAIFMNEIPDPRDVIIICLVNTCDVFRFMFQLDEEAEQRIAFICKMDVIGRSIAEAVSHKLASPTLRRALFTKKIPTVSLRKLLLNPHVRDGNLNALFANLAQEYGPVFKIRPPLAKPMIFLAGLEANRWVHKHGRMYLRAKDYFSDFEKVYGASGLLPSLDGADHFRLRKSLSPAYSRGRLGGQLDQLYRHARSYMASWNVGDTYSATSMCRRMINAQLSPLFIGVDSQDVMDDLMKFKERALSVHVARILPKFTLNTPGMKRKAKALDTLMERIEGVHTPAQRADSPRDLVDEYLSLHASDPQFLPESNLRFSFSAALIASVYLGDMFSLVVYAMVSQPALYESIRSEADALFGSGDPDAEDFTPSEIDVTHRFLMECMRMYPIVPMSIRNVMNTCAFEGYELPLGERIHIAPTAAHYMSDIFPDPYTFDISRYL from the coding sequence ATGGCTGATACCACAAAGGGCGTGAAACCCCAACCGCTTACTTTGACCCAGGAACTCATCCTGATGCTCCTCAACGAGGAGACCGGCTACTTCCACCAGGTGCCCGGCTGGGATTTGCACTGCGCCGTGGTCGGTGCCGTGCTTGCGGAGCTCTCACTCAGATCTCGCATTGACACGGACGTGGAGTCCCTGTTCCTCCTCGACCAGACACCAACAGGCAATTCCACCATCGATTTCATACTGGAGGAAATCGCGAGTGAGCCTAATCAGCAGAATACGCAGTACTGGATCGAGCGGCTGGCTCCCCGTGCGGAGACGATCATTGATTCGGTCCTGGATCGCCTGGTGGAAATGAAGATACTGGAACACCACGACGGCGAGTTCTGGACGCTGGCCCGCACCGACTGGAAGATGGAGTTGTACAGCGACACCGAGACAGGTACGGCAAGTCAGTTCGTCAGAACGCGGATCAGCCGGGCGATCTTCATGAACGAGATCCCCGACCCGAGAGACGTTATCATCATCTGCCTCGTCAATACCTGCGACGTATTTCGATTCATGTTCCAACTCGACGAAGAGGCGGAGCAGCGCATCGCGTTCATCTGCAAAATGGACGTGATCGGCCGGTCTATCGCAGAAGCCGTCTCGCACAAACTAGCCAGCCCGACGCTTCGCCGTGCCCTTTTTACCAAGAAGATTCCGACGGTTTCGCTACGCAAGCTGCTGCTGAACCCCCATGTTCGAGACGGCAACCTCAACGCGCTTTTTGCGAACCTTGCGCAGGAGTACGGTCCGGTGTTCAAGATCCGTCCTCCACTCGCCAAGCCCATGATCTTTCTGGCCGGACTCGAAGCAAACCGCTGGGTACATAAGCACGGGCGCATGTACCTGAGAGCCAAGGACTACTTCAGCGACTTCGAGAAGGTCTACGGTGCGTCCGGCCTCTTGCCTTCCCTGGACGGCGCCGATCACTTCCGGCTTCGCAAGTCCCTGTCGCCAGCGTATTCCCGCGGGAGACTGGGAGGGCAACTGGACCAGCTCTACCGTCATGCGCGGAGTTACATGGCAAGCTGGAATGTTGGAGACACCTATTCTGCTACGTCCATGTGCCGGCGGATGATAAACGCACAACTCTCGCCACTGTTCATCGGTGTCGACTCTCAGGACGTAATGGACGATCTGATGAAGTTCAAGGAACGGGCGCTCAGCGTGCATGTCGCCCGGATTCTGCCAAAATTCACACTGAACACCCCGGGCATGAAACGCAAGGCGAAAGCCCTCGATACGCTGATGGAACGAATCGAGGGGGTCCATACCCCCGCCCAACGGGCCGATAGCCCGCGGGACCTCGTGGACGAGTACCTCAGCCTGCACGCGAGCGACCCGCAGTTTCTTCCGGAGTCCAATTTGCGGTTTTCTTTCTCCGCGGCATTGATTGCCAGCGTGTACCTTGGCGATATGTTCAGCCTGGTAGTATACGCCATGGTCTCGCAGCCCGCGCTCTACGAGAGCATCCGAAGTGAAGCCGATGCCCTGTTCGGGAGCGGAGATCCGGATGCCGAGGACTTCACCCCATCCGAGATTGACGTCACGCACCGCTTCCTCATGGAGTGTATGCGCATGTACCCGATCGTTCCCATGTCCATTCGAAACGTAATGAACACATGTGCGTTTGAGGGTTACGAACTGCCTCTGGGGGAACGCATCCACATCGCGCCGACCGCCGCGCATTACATGAGCGATATCTTTCCCGATCCGTACACTTTCGACATCAGCCGCTATCT
- a CDS encoding class I SAM-dependent methyltransferase, which produces MELGKLSKELREAYEGTGVKGRVRHFDGWIARAAPGADGASGYDHAATVKEYYDLCSGFMVWGWNESLHFVPLTPGESLEESIVRHQRLMISKLELQQGMTVVDVGCGIGGPMRRVVREAGVRVVGINISEIQLGKAKKLNAEAGIGHMVDYEACSFMDMGVFEDETFDRGYAIESTCHAPDKERAFAEIFRVLKPGALFWGQEMCLTEKFDPTDARHRAIEQELKRGIALNDIATFGEVNRALEAAGFHVIEGMDRNVRKGPSTPWYRSMESRRGTLGNTLRRLPWGRKAIIAGSKMAEVLRLLPKGSTEVIRLLDRTADAYVSGGKTGIFTPLYCFLARKPFRPD; this is translated from the coding sequence TTGGAATTGGGTAAACTATCCAAAGAACTGCGGGAGGCGTACGAGGGAACGGGCGTCAAGGGGCGTGTCCGGCACTTCGATGGCTGGATCGCGCGGGCGGCTCCGGGAGCCGATGGCGCGAGCGGGTACGACCACGCGGCAACGGTGAAAGAGTACTATGACCTTTGCAGCGGGTTTATGGTGTGGGGTTGGAACGAATCCCTGCATTTCGTGCCGCTCACACCTGGTGAGAGTCTGGAGGAATCCATAGTCCGGCATCAGCGGTTGATGATCTCGAAACTGGAACTGCAACAGGGCATGACGGTGGTAGACGTTGGTTGTGGTATCGGTGGCCCAATGCGCCGCGTCGTCCGTGAGGCCGGTGTCAGAGTTGTAGGAATCAACATCAGTGAAATCCAGCTGGGGAAGGCAAAGAAGTTGAACGCCGAGGCGGGAATCGGCCACATGGTCGATTACGAGGCGTGCAGTTTTATGGATATGGGTGTCTTCGAAGATGAGACGTTCGACCGGGGCTATGCCATCGAGTCAACGTGCCATGCGCCAGACAAGGAACGTGCGTTCGCAGAGATATTCCGCGTACTCAAACCAGGAGCACTGTTCTGGGGTCAGGAAATGTGCCTGACCGAAAAGTTCGATCCAACAGACGCCCGACACCGGGCCATTGAGCAGGAACTCAAGCGTGGCATCGCGCTGAACGACATCGCGACGTTCGGGGAAGTTAATCGCGCGCTTGAAGCGGCGGGATTCCACGTCATCGAAGGGATGGACCGAAACGTCCGGAAAGGACCATCCACGCCCTGGTATCGTTCAATGGAGAGTCGTCGCGGCACGTTGGGGAACACGCTGCGCAGGCTTCCATGGGGCCGTAAAGCCATCATCGCGGGATCGAAGATGGCCGAAGTGCTGCGCCTGCTTCCCAAGGGATCCACGGAAGTCATCCGACTCCTTGATCGAACCGCAGACGCTTATGTCTCGGGTGGCAAGACGGGGATCTTCACGCCGCTGTACTGTTTCCTGGCCCGCAAACCTTTTAGACCCGATTGA
- a CDS encoding Rieske 2Fe-2S domain-containing protein: MGKDIVAWCDEEGRVCVADAVCPHLGSDLGPKVGGKVCDGRLVCPFHGFEFDTTGHCVATPNAPAPKAAKLTVYETREILGLVFAWYGLDARPSHWHLPDDPPTGAEWGEVGFRPLRFRSHPQETAENSVDFGHLRYVHGYDNVNPVGSITVEGAYLRSCFDFRRIRRILGVKHLVYEVSAVTHIHRLGYSFVEIHEKTIDMHARLWVLPTPVDGTFIDLVLASQLQEIRKPRRFITGLGFLPMKFRNRLMNHILLSQQKQDVL; encoded by the coding sequence ATGGGGAAGGATATCGTCGCCTGGTGCGACGAGGAGGGCCGCGTCTGCGTGGCCGACGCTGTTTGCCCGCACCTGGGTTCCGACCTGGGGCCGAAAGTCGGCGGCAAGGTATGCGACGGGCGCCTGGTCTGCCCGTTCCACGGGTTCGAGTTCGATACGACCGGCCATTGCGTTGCGACGCCCAACGCCCCGGCGCCGAAAGCCGCTAAACTCACGGTGTATGAAACCCGGGAGATCCTCGGCCTGGTCTTCGCCTGGTACGGGCTGGACGCCAGGCCTTCCCACTGGCACCTGCCGGACGATCCGCCCACCGGCGCGGAATGGGGCGAAGTTGGATTCAGGCCCCTCCGGTTTCGCAGCCATCCCCAGGAAACCGCGGAGAACTCGGTGGACTTCGGGCACCTGCGCTATGTACACGGCTACGACAATGTGAACCCGGTCGGTTCGATTACGGTGGAAGGCGCCTATCTGAGGAGTTGCTTCGACTTCAGGCGCATTCGCCGGATCCTGGGAGTCAAGCACCTTGTCTACGAGGTTTCAGCCGTCACGCACATCCACAGACTGGGTTACTCCTTTGTCGAAATCCATGAGAAGACCATCGACATGCACGCAAGACTCTGGGTCCTTCCGACCCCTGTCGACGGCACCTTTATCGACCTCGTACTGGCCAGCCAACTGCAGGAAATCCGCAAACCCCGGCGGTTCATCACCGGACTGGGGTTCCTGCCGATGAAGTTTCGCAACAGACTGATGAATCATATCCTGCTTTCGCAGCAAAAGCAGGATGTCCTGTAG